The nucleotide window CGCCTGCAGGCACTCGGGGCACGCCCCGGGGTATTCGTGGGGATCGGCCTCGACCGGTCCATTGACCTGATGGTCGCCCTGCTGGCCGTGGTGGAATCCGGGGCCGCCTATGTGCCGCTGGATCCCGCCTATCCTGCCGCGCGGCTTTCACACATGATCTCAACTGCCGGGCTGGACCTCGTCCTGAGCCGCGGGGATCTGGCCCCGGTCTTCTCGGCAGCGGGTGCGAAGACGGTCATCGACGTCCAGGCCTACGGAGGGAACGCGCACAGCACTCCCTACGCGACACCGGACGATCCGCTGTATGCGATCTTCACCTCGGGCTCGACCGGGCAACCGAAGGCCGCCTCGGTCTTCCGCAAGGGCTTCGCGAACCTCCTCGGCTGGTATGGCTCGGAACTCACGCTCGGGCCGGACGACTGCACGCTGGTGATCAGCTCGCCGAGCTTCGACCTCACGCAGAAGAATTTCTTCACTCCCCTGCTCACCGGCGGCCGCCTCGTCCTCGACGACTGCGGCACGTACGATATCTCTCGTATTTCCGCGCTGATCCGGGATCACCGCGTGACGCTGGTGAATTGCACTCCCAGCGCCTTTTACCCGCTGGTGGATGCGGCGGCGGCAGACGGTTACGCCGCGCTTTCCTCGCTGCGCTTCGCCGTCCTCGGCGGGGAGCCGATCTCCATCCCGCGGCTGCGCGCCTGGCTGGAGCACCCGGCCTGCCGAGCCGAGGTGGTGAATTCCTACGGCCCCACCGAGTGCACGGACATCTGCGCCTACCATCGCCTGCACCGGGGAAATCTGGATGACTTCCCCTTTGTCCCCCTCGGCCGGGAAATCCCGAATGTCACGGTGACCATCCGCGACGAGGATCTGGCCGTCATTCCCGACGGCGAGCTTGGCGAGCTGTGCATCGCCGGGGCCGGACTCGGCGGTGGCTACCTGAATGACCCGACGCGCACCGCCAGCAGCTTCGCGCTCGCGGGCGGGATCTACCGCACCGGCGACCTTGCCCGACGATTGCCCTGCGGAACTTTGGAATTCCGAGGCCGCGCCGACCATCAGGTAAAGGTGAATGGCTTCCGCATCGAGCTCGGGGAAATCGAGCTCGCCCTCGAACAACACCCCGACGTGCGCGAAGCCGTGGTGATCGCAAAGGACGGCCGCCTGATCGCCCACCTCAAGGGCAGCGCATCCGCCGCCTCGCTGAAGGAGCATCTGGCCACCCTGTTGCCCGGATACATGGTGCCCGGTGAATTCCACCACGCGGAGAGCTTCCCGCTGACGCCAAATGGCAAGGTGGACCGGCTGGCCCTCGCGAATGCCCCGGAGACCCCGAAAGCAGCTTCTTTCCAGGACGGCAGTTTGACAGGCCGCATCCTTGCCCTCTGGTCCGACGTTCTCGGACGTCCCGTCGCCGATCCCGAGGCGAACTTCTTCGACCTCGGCGGCACCTCGATCCATCTGGCGGTGATCCACGTGAAGCTCCGTGAAATGACCGGCCGCGACCTCGCGATCACCGATCTCTTCGCCTGCCCGAGCGCCAGGACGCTCGCCACCTTCCTCTCCCCTCAGGCGGCCACCGCGGCATCCGCCGCCCAGGACCGGGCCCGCCTGCAGCGGGCGGGACTCGCAAATTTCCGTCGCCCCAGATGAACGAAGAACTTCCCCCCCAAGAAGCAATCGCCGTGATCGGCATGGCCGGCCGGTTCCCCGGTGCCGACTCGCCGGATGAATTCTGGGCGAACCTGATCGCAGGCAAGGACTGCATCACTCGCTTCGATTCGCGCGAGGGCAGCGATGGCTCGAAGTACGTCGGCGCGCGCAGCATCCTGGAGCGCCCGGATCTTTTCGACGCGTCGTTCTTCGGCGTCTATCCGAAGGAGGCCGAGCTGATGGACCCGCAGCACCGGGTCTTCCTCGAGTGCGCTTGGGAAGCGATCGAGCACGCCGGATACGATCCCGGCGCGTATCCCGGCATGATCGGCGTCTATGCCGGCCTGAGCCTGAATACCTACCTGCTCCACAACCTCGGCAAGGCCGCGGAGCTCGCGAAGAACTACCAGGTGGCCGAGTACCAGACCATGCTCGGCAACGACAAGGACTTCCTGCCCGTCCGCGTCTCCTACAAGCTGAACCTGCGCGGCCCGAGCATGACCATCCAGACGGCGTGCTCGACGTCGCTGGTGGCGATCTGCCAGGCGGCCACCTCCCTGCTCACCTACCAGTGCGACATGGCGCTCGCCGGCGGGGTCTCGATCAGCTTTCCCCAGCAGCGCGACTATCTCTACACCGAGGAGGGCATGGTTTCCGGCGACGGCACCGTGCGCGCCTTCGACGAAAAGGCGAATGGCACCGTCTTCGGCCACGGCTGCGGCGTGGTGCTGCTGAAACGCCTGAGCGAAGCCATCGCCGACCGCGATCCCATCCTCGCCGTCATCAAGGGATGGGCGGTCAACAACGACGGCTCGGACAAGATCGGCTTCGCCGCCCCCGGTCTGAATGCGCAGGCCGACGTCATCGCCATGGCGCAGGCCACCGCGGGCGTGCATCCGGCGGACGTTTCCTATGTCGAGGCACACGGCACCGGCACCCCGCTCGGCGACCCAATCGAAGTGGCGGCACTCACGAAGGCCTTCCGCGAAGGCGGTGCGGAGGAAAGCGGCTACTGCACGCTCGGCACCGGCAAGACCCACATCGGTCACCTCGACGTGGCAGCCGGCGTCACCGGCCTGATCAAGACGATCCAGCAATTCCGCCACGGCAAGATCCCGGCATTGCTACACTTCACCGCGCCAAACCCGCGGATCGATTTTTCCAACAGCCCGCTGCGCCCGGCATCCGAAACGACGGACTGGCCCCGTGCTGACAAGCCGCGCATCGCGGGCGTGAGCGCCTTCGGCGTCGGCGGCACGAATGCCCACGTCGTGATGGAGGAAGCGCCTCCATCCGCGCCATCCGGCATCGGCCGGAAGCAGCAGTTGCTCGTGCTTTCCGCCAAGACCGCAAGCGCCCTTGATGCGATGGCCGCGAATCTCGCGAAGCATCTGGAAGGGGAAAGCTCGGCTTCGCTGGCTGACACCTCCTTCACCCTCGCCGCGGGTCGGAAGGCCTTCGCCTTCCGCCGCCATGTCGTGGCCGAAGATGCCGCCGGAGCCATCGCTAAACTCCGTGAACCGGCGAAGTCGTCCGCATCTAACAAGTCACCGCGGATGGCATTCCTCTTCCCCGGCCAAGGCTCGCAGTATCCCGGCATGGGACGCGAACTCTACCAGGGCGAGCCTGCCTTCCGCGAAGCGGTCGATGACTGCGCCGCGCTTCTCTACTCGCACCTCGGCGTCGATGTCCGCGCCACGCTTTACCCGGATGGAAGCGACCGCGCCGAGGCAGAGCAGCGCATCCACCAGACCTGGCTGACGCAGCCGTGCATCTTCGTCACGGAGTACGCGCTGGCCA belongs to Luteolibacter flavescens and includes:
- a CDS encoding non-ribosomal peptide synthetase, translating into MTAPPLMPEALSVDSLISPFHAHASRFPDRIAVTAGTRSLTYGELQARASRLAGRLQALGARPGVFVGIGLDRSIDLMVALLAVVESGAAYVPLDPAYPAARLSHMISTAGLDLVLSRGDLAPVFSAAGAKTVIDVQAYGGNAHSTPYATPDDPLYAIFTSGSTGQPKAASVFRKGFANLLGWYGSELTLGPDDCTLVISSPSFDLTQKNFFTPLLTGGRLVLDDCGTYDISRISALIRDHRVTLVNCTPSAFYPLVDAAAADGYAALSSLRFAVLGGEPISIPRLRAWLEHPACRAEVVNSYGPTECTDICAYHRLHRGNLDDFPFVPLGREIPNVTVTIRDEDLAVIPDGELGELCIAGAGLGGGYLNDPTRTASSFALAGGIYRTGDLARRLPCGTLEFRGRADHQVKVNGFRIELGEIELALEQHPDVREAVVIAKDGRLIAHLKGSASAASLKEHLATLLPGYMVPGEFHHAESFPLTPNGKVDRLALANAPETPKAASFQDGSLTGRILALWSDVLGRPVADPEANFFDLGGTSIHLAVIHVKLREMTGRDLAITDLFACPSARTLATFLSPQAATAASAAQDRARLQRAGLANFRRPR